One Pomacea canaliculata isolate SZHN2017 linkage group LG1, ASM307304v1, whole genome shotgun sequence genomic window, TGTTCTAACTTAATTATAAGCGACGCTGTTGTTTTATTCATTACACTTGCTAACATCGTTCAACACCTTATACATTCCACTGTTCCACACTTTTGACATTCCGCTTACTAGCACCTTTAAAGTGTAACACTGTCATTGCTaccatcattatcaccatcacTATTGTTATCTTTACATACTTTGTATTTTTGCCAGCAAGACTatagtaacaaaataaataaataagaataaataaattaaagaaaagacagaataaCCAAGTCCTCTGAGCTGTCAGATGATCCTTTAACTTGCATTTGCATTCCTTTGATTTCCTCAACAACAGTTTCCTCATGTTTATCAAAATTCGGAGAAATTCGGAGAAAGTCATCAAAAGCGTCACTGGAACGCTATTTGCTCAAAATGCATCCTAAGCCTTACTTAGAattagaataataaaaataattcatgctCACTCTTGTAATGAGTGTGCTCTTCACACTTGagacaacagcaataataataataatttttaaaattgcaaaatttgtaaagcgtatactcACATACCTAAGTAGCACGCTCTCAGCACTTacgaacaagaacgaaacaggGACaccatacgagggacaggaaaacaaacaacatatgaactataaaagaataaacaaccgtactaaactaAGAGTGTCGTGCTTCTGGAGAGGAAAAAGGAGtagcacacacaagcacacatgcacaaggacatacacacaagcatgaGCACATGCTAAaacttgtaattttaatttgaagaaCGTGTTTGTGTCAATAGCGCCTCTGTGAAATGCTCTTTTCAAGCTGGGATTGGGATTAAAAGCAAGGTAGTCTAGGTAGGTTCATGAAATGTAATGAACTCTgtaatgttataattttttgGTGCACCAGCGAATTAAAATCTTTCATTCTATAGAAATTATCTATGACATTACTTGGAGTGCAGAGTTGAAGTGCACAGGTCAAGCTGAGCTCATGTCATAGGTCATTTCCAGTCATCACAGATTTTCTAGACTTTACGCAAGCATGTTCTGTCTCTAGGGTGGACCCGTCCTGCAGAGTGAAGAAACCTCCAGGACAAGCTATGCACTCTGTAGCATGCTGACATCTGGTACTTGGTTGAAGGGACACTTGagacatttctgtttttgctgTATGATGGTCTGTAGCATGCCGGGTCTACAAACTAAACTTATAGGAAAGTGTGACAATAAAATGGTTAAAGACATATGTATATTTCTTAATGATTAGAAATATCCTTTGTTGTGCACTTCATCACCAAATTTAACATATAACTAGTCttgagagagagcaagaagaCACTGTAAAAGATCGTAGATTTTGTAAAGCACCAAGGAACCAAACATACTGAAACAGTCCGACGAGTTTGTTGAACCACTGCCTGCTGTAATGAAGTTTGTAGTGCAGTTAATGCATGATGTTGCTCCATAGTTTGGCTGATAAGAGCCCACCACACATTTCTGACATGAAGTCCTGGTATCCCGAAATTGTCCAGGTGGGCAGTTAACTGAACGAATatgggaaagaaaagaataaataagtgttttatatatatatatatagagagagagagggtagcccataaagcaagagagagagagaaaaggagggaaggagagagagagagagagagggagagattcATTAATTTGAACATTACCTGTAATTGAACATTACCTACATGTAATGTACTATAATATGTACTATAACTACTAAtctacattcacacacacaaacatttcaattaTAATACAAACAACAGTAAATATGGAGCAGTAGGTAATAATTGTTccactatttttctttcaatcaaaaatgtctgcaaatcaaaaaagaataaaaaaaaattctcatttttaCTTGTGCAGTTTTCATGTGAGGTTGATGCCTTGGTGTATGTTGTATAGTTAGCAACACATGACTGACAGGAAGTCTGACCAGGCTGTGACTGATAGTAGCCAGTGTCACAGTCTTGACACATATTATTGGTGTTACGGAACTGGCCAGCAGGACACACAACTGTCAACATTCAAAAGAACATTTGGACTTCgaaaaacattgataaaattTAAGCTCATTTCTGTTGCAGGACATTTGGTTTTACTAGGAAGTTGAATAGAGCAatacataaagaaacaaaacataagtaATAAAATTTGTCAGTGTTTCTGCatgacttttaaaatgaaagctaACTTCCATGACAACCCTATAAATTACATAAGAGATAACAATTATCTTTTGACACAAAGTTATAGAAAAATACCTGTAGTTTAAAGAGTTTAACTATTTAAATGCTAAAGTTTGAAACATTTATTAGCTTTCATGAAAAGAGTTTGGGGCAATATCTCAAAATgtctacaaaaacaaatataacaattttGCAAACTGACCAAGAGAACAGCTGTTTTCTGTGACACTGCCTGTATGAGGTGTTGTTCGATCTGCAGGACACAGGCTGCAGTTCTGGTTTCCTGTCTCATTCTTGTAAGTTCCCAGTGGACAAGGCAGGCATGGTAATTGGTTGGTTACAGAGTACAGGCCAGGCTCACAGAAAGCTGAGAATTGAATTGTTTTCAGATATACTTTTGAAGGTAAaacctttaaattttttctctatattttatttaatagttacattttctctgtgtattAGTCATTACATGTACATCTATACTGCTCATGGGACAGCTGCATAACTGTCAGTGACCAGACTTTTCGCAGCCGGGTCAGGGAGAGCAATCTTTGCTCAAAGGATTGCAAGTCTTTGCACTGTTATTCATTCTACATTTGTGACTGTTTagtgatcttgttcagcaccATGAGTTTACATTTGGCTGAGATGCTGCTATTTACAAATTCtcactactactacttcttctttttattattatattaaaggACTCTGAGAACATTGGTTCAGTCGATAAGACAGCTATTCAGGCTAATGGACACAGGCGatattgactttctttttctctgatatCACTTTTCTGATTTCCAAAAACATGGGTCATGTCAGTCCCAGCTCAAGTTCTTGTTGAAGggatttattttaatgtaattggGTGATAAGGATTTATTTaaggaataaagaaatgctttgattcaatgtttttgtctgtgttttaaTTGGCACCAAACAGCGATTGACTATGCAACTGGCCTTTCCATTGTCTTGagcggtacacggacttttcgccgacggacgtttcgccgccggacgtttcggagccggacgttttgtcgactggacgtttcgcctctggacgtttcggagccggaccttttgccgaccggcgtttcgccgccggacgtttcggcgcggggcacttcatttcggcatttcacgcgggacctttagccgaagtcaagtgtgtgacgccccttagctgacacatttctctcgccattgtatcaatgtatcagtgaactctctctcactatccctcctcatgtgaaccgttagctcacacatttctctcgccattgtatcaatgttttttctcaaagctgttgcgcataatctgtgacaatcaaagtgaactgtctgtgaagtctgtgtgaaaaatttgtttgaaagaaagaattattgtgtaatctagtagttactttcattctttgagaagtaagtaagctctctctctctctctgacataatgcggcgaaacgtccggcggcgaaaagccagtcggcaaaacgtccgactccgaaacgtccagcggcgaaacgtccagtcgacaaaacgtccggctccgaaacgtccggctccgaaacgtccgtcggcaaaacgtccgcacacggtctTGAGCAGTATAGTTAGTACATTACCAAATTTAAGTACTcttaattaagaaaaaacaaaacatccaattttattttatgtcagtgtCACTGTTACagagataaaatattaattgcAAGTTCAAATGACCTCATTAAAGATTTGACACAGTTTGCTGTAAagcaaaattgtaaaacaaagtAACACATCCCTGCCTTCGCCTACATACACAtccatgcatgtgtgcatgcatgcacgaacacacacacattttctcattGATAAATTAGTTAGCTTATTGAATCTTGTTCTCTTGCTGTTATGACTTATTCCAATACATTGTTTACCCATGTTGCAGTTATCGATGCTAGTAGAAGCTACACTAGCTGTTGTTGAATTGGCTGGACATTGTATGCAGGATGAATTCCCTCGTTGGTCCTTGTAAAAGCCAACTCCACAAGGATCACAACTTCCACCTGCATTATGTCGAAATCCCTTGTCGCAGTACACTGTAACAAGTTGAACTATCATTTCTGCTGCGATCAAAGCAACACAGATTTTTATTGTTAGTAATATAAGAACACAATCTGGAATATAGAACCAAGGGACAACACAGGCAGCTTCCTGGAGCATATACtgcataaaataccaaaatatgtttatttccCCATAGTCCTATGTTTAGGACTAGAATACACTGCACTTCTGTGTTTTAGGACTAGAATATATATGTTATAGTACTGAAATACACTACACTATGTTGCAGGACTAGAACACACTATGTTGCTGTGCTAAATGACTAGAATTGACTAGAGTAGACACGTTTGTGttacacactcacagacatcacacacgGTTCTGGCCGCATTAGATGTAAAGTTCCCAGTGCACTGGGTGCAAAGTCCGTAGCCATCAAAATTCTTGATGAAGTCAGGGAGGCAGCTCGTGCAAATCTCCGTTTTCGATTTCTGCTCTTGTCCAGCATTACAGTACACTGGAAAACGTAGATGTAAAATAATCTGACACCGAACAGTTTAAATGTCTATTGTATCATTATAAAAAGCAGATAAAATGTGATCCTTATAGTcaatatcttttatgtaaataataacgATTGGACACTACTTACgcttttattttcacaacaGTTCTTACGATGTCACCAGAATTTTAATCTTTGAAACAATTCTCTTTCGCAAAAGTCTTTCAGCTTGTAAAGCAGAAGATTTCTTATTTGAGGGTCATGTTGATATGCCTGATGCAGTATACCATCGACTTCTTTCATAATAAACAGTTTAGAAAACCAGTTCACATCGAAataagggagagagaggaggggagcaGACATACAGTAAACTTTAACCGTCACATCTTCCTGCACACAAAGCTATAGAAGATGATCTCGCGATGGACTATTgcctacacatctacacatacgaatatgcacatgcattgtccgtataaaaaatataattgtggggaaaacagcaacaagaaacTGAAGCTAATTGACAAGAATCTTTGGGCGGCTCACATTCAAGTGCACACTgactgtaaattaaaaattctgTGAAGTTTACCTGTACAGTCTCTGACATCCGTGGTACCTTCTGTAGAAGTGATTGTTCCAGCAGGACATGCTGTACAGTTATACTGTCTTCTTGCATCTTGGTACATGCCTATAGGACAAGGCTTGCAGCTGTCATTCGCAGCAATATACTCACCAGGTGCACAGtcctctaaagaaaaaaaaacagaagaacagattaaaataaactgaaagaaaataaatacaaaagcattacaaaatatattcattacGAACATTATTTTGTCGCTGTTTGTCCTGCATCACCTTAGTTTCAATTTGTTCACACTTGCTGTATGACGGCTTTGTGATATTTGTGTTCAGCCAGCAGAACTCACTCAGGGTGCAGTTATCTGCACTGGTGGCTCCTTCCCCAACAGTGACGTAGGTGGTAGGACAAGGGGCACAGGGGTCAAACTGCTGGGAGGCGTTGCCGGAGTTCCACGTGCCTTGCGGACAGGCGACACACTGGCTGATTGTGAGGTTGTACTGTTGTCCAGACCCACACATtgctgacagacagacatctTGAGTACAGGCACCATGATCAATGTGAACAGCATTCAGATGAGATTTTGCTTAAATACCACGCTACCATTATCGCTACTGTTATCAGTTGATATACTATGGCATCATTCTCTAAATCATTCTGATAAGagctttataaaaatatgcttttcTATCTGGgaacaaaagaagtgaaaacaGAGATGTCTTTTGAGAACACAGCAAACAGTCTTACGACTTTCATTATATCTTTACTTGctcgcactcacgcacgcacgtataGTTTCTGTTAAAATGATGATAACTTACGTAAGCAGGCCGCCTGTGATGTTTGACCGTCCTGTCTGGTCCCAGTACCAGGTGGACAAGCGGTACACTTGGTGTAGGAGAAGGGAAATGATTCATTCTGGTAAAAATTTGCTGGACAGGGCACACACGAGCCGCTCATGATCACCTGGCCGGCCGTGCACACCTCTGACAAatcaagtaaaaaataaaacctcaaTAATTACATGTCAAAAATCATTAAGGCGGTGGCTTAGTGAGTCGTGTGTTACTGCAAGTCAGATGagaacaaaattttacaaaataaacacagaaaaagacaTTTATGACAATCTGTAATGACGCAGAACAGTATGTTAcagtttaaaactttcaaaGCAACTAAAATTTGTTCAAATGAATCGTAACCATTAAAAAGCATTATTTCCTctataaaattactttttctaaTTGCAAATATTTCAGAAGACCTTTCAAAGCAGTGTGACGGACAAGAGGTATATGGTCTGTTTCCGAAAGATTTACCTATATCTGTTTCAGTGAGCAGGAGATGTCTGCAACGATAAAACTGAAAAGGATGCAAGTGCTAGCGAATCTTCAAAGTCAACACACCATACTCCAGAGAACACAAAGTCAACACACAACATAATCAGGAGAACACACAACATACATTCAAGAAAATCAAAACTACTTTATATAAAGAACATCCTATTAACTTACTGATGTTGCAGAGACTGGCAGACCAGGCCGCAGTGCCATCTGTGGTCATTCCGCTGCTGCAGGTCTGACAGGCCCGGAACTTGTCGTCACCGTCGTTGGTCTTGTATTTTCCTCTGGCGCACGGGGAACACGTCGCCACCCCGGGAGTTTGGACCTCGTACCCGGGCTGGCAATAGACTGTGGACAGcataaacagagaaaatacaGCAATAGCTATAGATGTCACTCAATACAAATTAACTTGTCGTGGATGTATTTTTCTAGAAATTACACTCAAACCACCCTTCctagtttaaaagaaaatgatattcTAAAATTAGAGAGATCAAAATACTGTAGAATGTATCATTACTGATGAACTGATAAAAAACATCATCTTCTTAGGCTGCACAagctctttgattttttttaatacacttaTGAGAGACAtcaagaaattaagaaatataaatacaagTAACTTCTTTTTGTTAGACCTTTGGGACCATtgacaaatattaacaaaaaccCACTGCAGGGAAGGTATATAATACATTAtagatgaagaaaatgttttagcGTAGAGCATTGTTTTGATTTCTTACAATGAGACAGCtacttaatttcattttcctaGAAGCTATACACAAATCCCTTACATCTGCAGTCGCTGGTGTTAGTGCTGGCGGTGTTGGCGGTGGTGTAGTTGGCGTTGCACTGGAGACACATGTCCTGCCACTTGAGAGGCTGGTAATAGCCATAGTTACATGCTTCACACTGGTTAGTGCTGGAGTTACGCTTGTAACCTGGAGAGCAGGCAGCTGGAAAATTGGATAAGTAAATTGCAACTGAACAAATCCACGTGTATATACAAACTGTAGAGAGTGAAGAAAGAGGACAAGTGTTGAATGCAAAGGTTGTACTTTATAGACTGGGGCGCTTGTTCATTATTCCTCACTTCAGTGAAATGGCTGTCGTCTGTTCTTTGCTCACATTTACTGATGCTACAGCTGTCGCCTGTTCATCATTTACTGATGTTacaaactgtcgtctgctcacgaTTTATGACACTGATATTACAGCTGCCGTCTGTTCGTCATCTATGacttactgatgttacagttgTCATCTGTTCGTTATCTATGacttactgatgttacagttgTCGCTCGATGTGGAACCGATGCCTGCAGTAGTGAAGGCGGCATTGCACGCTGTACACCCTTGGAACCGATCAGCGAGGGAGTTTGATCGGAAATATCCTTGCTGgcatggctgacatgtctgactACCCGGGTCCTCATAACCGGGTGGACACACGACTGTacacagtgaaaaaaagaatttctgagTGTTTTAGCTTGCTGCTCACTCGCTTTTACCAGGGCAAgagtgtatgcgtgtgtgcgtgtgtgcgtgtgtggggaatggtgttttacgccgagccagcaactaaggctacttCTTGGTTACTTAAGTACCACAAAGATCCACAGAACACCCTGTCTTCACTGTGTTGGCGACAAGCACTTGTTCTGGAAGGGTTGGTtgtttgggtgggtggggtggcgGTAAGCAAACTTaatgacagtgaacgacgttcacattcttgtcccctcaTTATCGTTTTGAAGGGGACGGTTGCCCCACCCCCTGGCTCCcaggttcctacgccactgatgaGTAATGTTTAACAATACTAATAATGTGTATGACTTTGACATGTAATGTCTGACAGCGTTGTGTCATGTATAAGAACAGAACTGCCATGTTTAGCAACAATGTGTAATGTAAGCTGTACATGTAAGTGTTAGCCCCTACATTTGCAGTCGCTAGGGTTGGTGCTCCCGGTGTTGCTGGTGGTGTAGTTGGTGTTACAGGGGATACACGTGTCCTGCCACTGTTCAGGCTGGAAATAGCCGTAATCACACAGCTCACACTGGTTAGTGGTGAAGTTACGCCTGTGACCAGGAGAACAGGGGgctgcaaaatataaacaacgaGTTTATCTTACTTACCTAGCACTTCCGTCAATCACTGTTGTCATACGCATAATGGTATATTTAGTTTATTGTTACTGATGAATATTGTCACACTGACAGCCGCCTATGTGAGCCGGGCCCACAGACCACTAAACACTTTGTGTAGCTCTGCccactaaacaaacaaacaaacaaacaaacaaacaaacatggacagaGCTGTGGTCTTAGGGAGCCACGATGACAGAACAACTCTGGTCACCAAAGCAGACACTGAGAAGCCCACTTCACAGTCACTGACAAACTAGGAGTCGGACAGACTTGTTATCAGGAatgcgaaagaaagaaagaaatgttgcatAAGAGAAGGAGAAATGTGCATTCATCATAGAATGTTGATGGTCTTATTTGATGCTAGTTCTTGgcttactgatgttacagtcGCTAGATGATGTAGAGccggtggtgatggtggtgaagCTGGTGTTACATGCGGTGCACCTGAGGAATCGGTCTTGTAACGAGTTGGCGCGGTACGATCCTCTGGGGCAAGGCTGACAGATGTTGTTACCAAGGTCCTCGGACCCCGCTGGACACACAACTGTAACACAAGGACAACACAATTCAACATGAAGCTAACTCCAATGGCCcaaccattattttattttatcgttCTACATGTTTATTTACGTTTCTGTTACACAAGACGGATCTGATGTTGTCAAGAAATGTTCTTAAAGGAAACATTATACAAGAGTCAGCCCTTACATATACAGTCGCTGGAGCTGGTGCTGCcggtgttgttggtggtgtagTTGGTGTTACATGGGATACACTCGTCTTGCCACTGTTCAGGCTGGTAATAGCCGTAAGGACACAGCACACACTGGTTAGTGGTGGAGTCACGCATGTAACCAGGGGAACAGGCAGCTGGAAAAATAGGATAAGTAATTTACAACTTACCAATTCCAGGAGTATTATAACTGTACAGAGTGCAGAAAAATAATGGTTGTATGAATATGTTATAGTTTACAGATTAGTATGTCTGATCATTATTTGTCACTTACTGATGTTACAGCTGTCGAATGTTCATTATTCATTGCTTACCGATGTTACAGTTGTCACTCGATGTGGAACCGACGCCTGAAGTGGTGAAGGTGGCATTGCACGCAGTACACTCTCCAAAACCATCAGCAAGTGAGTTTGATCGGAAATATCCTTGCTGGCaaggctgacatgtctgatttCCTGGGTCTTCATAACCGGGTGGACACACTTCTACAAAAAGTGaacatatgtataaaaaaaatcttttgatctGAAAACTTTAGTTTGCTAGTCAGGTTGATTCTTGGGCGGGGAAAAtggagaagggggagagaaatACTGATTTACgtcaagccagcaactaagacgaCTTCATGACCAAGCAAGTGCCACAGAGGAAGATTCCAGAGCGCACGACCCTCCCTGTATTGGTGGTCGTCAGTACCTCTCTAAACTCACTACCATCTGATGAAGGCAAATATGTATAGATGTGGACAGAGATTTTTTCCTACCTAGGCCCATCAACTTGCAGCCTTCGTCACTCtcattctcttaccacctttaagtctaagtTTGAGaggcatttttttaagaatagtGACTTCACtctgaccctgtcctgaccctaaGTGTGACTAACGGGTGTCTGCTTTCACATCATCCATAAGAGAGTGAGTGTGCGCTACATAAAGTCTGGGTCTTCATCAGTAGTAGTGGCGACATGCCTGTGAGTAGGAGAATAGACcgttggaatttttttttatgtgtttttcttaTTAACCTTACATTCACTATGTCCTTCATTTCTGTTACAATTACATAATGGGATGTCTGCTATTTATTCCTGACGTAGAATGCAAAAGGATAAATGTAggttattttagtttatttgagATAGAGGATGTTATTAGTCTTATGCTAGCTATTGgcttactgatgttacagtcGTCAGATGATGTAGAGCCGGTGGTGAGGGTGGTGAAGCTGGTGTTACATGCGGTGCACCTGAGGAATCGGTCTTCTAACGAGTTGGATCGGTAAAATCCTCTCGGACAATGTTGACAGGTGTTGTTACCAATGTCCTCGGACCCCGCTGAACACTCAACTGTAATAACAGGATAACACAATAAAGCATGAATTAAAACTCCATTTGCCATCCTTCGAAATTTTAAGTAATGTACGTGCGTGagctattataaaaaaataaatcagaggAGACTGACAACTGATCTGTTTTGGAGACAGGACTTTTGATAGCGTTgtgaacagaaaatacaaataggTATAACCGGAAAGTTTCTAAGCTTATCTGACGTGGACATGCTTGAATGCAAAAAGCCTATGaggtaattatttattttagcttCATATGCTAAGtttcataaaatacataaaGCAACCATGCGTGTCTGTTTATTGCGGGTAATATTTCTCATGTTGACtgagataataatttttaaagaaggaaatttCATGATATCTTCTTGAGGAGAGAAAAATCTTCACTGACATTTGAACCACATAGATCAAACCTTGGCCGTCTTTTGactttcataaaaaatgttctcaTGTATGCTGTAATATTtaccagatatatatatagagagagagagattaataTATAACATTTCTGAAAGCGAGAAAGGAAGAGATATGGCCACAGCAATCCGTTATCTCATATCATATCTCATACACAGTGGTATTTAttgaatataataaatatataaatatatacatctgCAGTGGTATTCAATAGATATTCTAGTCCCATGCCCACGATTGCATTTATCAGACACAGAGTCACACTCACCGCGGCATTCACCAAAGAAGACCGTTCCTTCCCTTTCAGTAAAGGTGTCTGGTGGACAAGGGAAGCAAGCCACTTTCCCTTTGTCTGGCTGGTAAAAGTTCATGGGACAAGGTTGGCATGTGCCAgaagttaaaatataataatgacCTTCAGAACACTCTTCTGAAATTAAGAAAACACACATAGTCggtataaataaattttgctaAAAACATTATTTCGAATAGGCGTTATTGGTTTATCtgatttatacaaaaataaaccgACAGCTCTATTTTTGACAGATTTAAATTACACTTTGACTTTTGTTCCTCCATAAAAACTGACCAACGCAGGATGTGGAGCCAACTCGAAGAGTTGTCTGATTCTGAGGACATTGTGTGCAATTATTCAACCCATTCGAGTCGGTGTAGAAGCCTATAGCACATTGTTCACAGCTCTTTGTTGCCAAGTTCAGAAA contains:
- the LOC112560529 gene encoding proprotein convertase subtilisin/kexin type 5-like, coding for MPLKLRLKGEVCPPGYEDPGNQTCQPCQQGYFRSNSLADGFGECTACNATFTTSGVGSTSSDNCNIAACSPGYMRDSTTNQCVLCPYGYYQPEQWQDECIPCNTNYTTNNTGSTSSSDCIFVCPAGSEDLGNNICQPCPRGSYRANSLQDRFLRCTACNTSFTTITTGSTSSSDCNITPCSPGHRRNFTTNQCELCDYGYFQPEQWQDTCIPCNTNYTTSNTGSTNPSDCKFVCPPGYEDPGSQTCQPCQQGYFRSNSLADRFQGCTACNAAFTTAGIGSTSSDNCNITACSPGYKRNSSTNQCEACNYGYYQPLKWQDMCLQCNANYTTANTASTNTSDCRFYCQPGYEVQTPGVATCSPCARGKYKTNDGDDKFRACQTCSSGMTTDGTAAWSASLCNIKVCTAGQVIMSGSCVPCPANFYQNESFPFSYTKCTACPPGTGTRQDGQTSQAACLPMCGSGQQYNLTISQCVACPQGTWNSGNASQQFDPCAPCPTTYVTVGEGATSADNCTLKDCAPGEYIAANDSCKPCPIGMYQDARRQYNCTACPAGTITSTEGTTDVRDCTVYCNAGQEQKSKTEICTSCLPDFIKNFDGYGLCTQCTGNFTSNAARTVCDVLYCDKGFRHNAGGSCDPCGVGFYKDQRGNSSCIQCPANSTTASVASTSIDNCNMANCVKSLMRSFELAINILSL